Genomic segment of Desulfovibrio sp. ZJ209:
CTCATGCCCACGGTGGCCCACACGAGGCCGATGAAGCCCTCGGCCACCATGCTGCCGTAGAACACGGGCTTGCCGAGCTTTTCATTGGCCATGCAGCGGGCCATGAGCGGCGACTGCGTGGCGTGGAAGCCGGAGAGGGCGCCGCAGGCGATGGTGATGAACACCAGCGGGAAGATGGGCGCGCCCTTGGGGTTCTGGTTGGCCCACACCGCGGAATTGTAGAACTCCATCGTGCCGTTGGCGCTTTCGACGAACATCATCACGGTCATGCCCACGGCCATGATGATGAGGATGGCGCCGAACACCGGATAGAAGTTGCCGATGATCTTGTCGATGGGCATGATGGTCGCGATGAAGTAGTAGGCGAAGATCACGCAGACCCAGAAGGTGAGGTTGAAGGTCGCGGGCGTGAGCTTGGCGAGCAGGCCGGCCGGGGCGGCCACGAAGACCACGCCCACGAGCACGAGCAGCACCACGGCGAACACGCGCATCACCTGCTTGGCGATGTTGCCGAGATTGTAGCCCACGATGGCGGGCACGTTGGCGCCGTTATAGCGCACGGAGAGCATGCCGGCCATGAAGTCGTGCACGGCGCCGGCGAAGATGGTGCCGATGACGATCCACACGAGGGCCGAGGGGCCCCACACCGCGCCGAGGATGGGGCCGAAGACCGGCCCCACGCCGGCGATGTTCAGAAGCTGCACGAGCCAGACTTTCCACGTGGGCATTTCCACATAGTCCACGCCGTCGGCCATGGTCTTGGCCGGGGTCGGCCGCTCGGGCTGCGCGCCGAACACCTTCGACACGATGCCGCCATAGACGATGTAGCCCACGATGAGGCACACCGTCGCAAGAATGAAATACATGGAATTGGACATGTCCCAACCCTCCTGGATGGACACCCGAAAAGGACGCCGTGAGCGCGGGAACCCCATTTCCCGCATATCCTAGAGTTTCATTATGAAGGTTCGGAATCGCTGTCAATAAGGGAAGCGGAAAAAAATGGACGCCCCCGCAAGGGGGCGCCCGGAAAGGAAAAAACCGCGCTGACAGGTGCGCGAAAGACGCGCTTTCGCGTGGGCTCAGGCCAAGGCAGCGCGCCCGAGCTCCGCCGCCGCCAGGTTGACCGCCTGAATCCTGGCCGGCAGGTGCGTGCGGATGGCGGCGGTGAGGTCGTCAAAGCTGACCGGCAAAAGCCCCGAGGCGCAGGCCGCCCCGAGGAGCGCCGTGCCGCCGCTCTGCACCGAGCCCGCCTCGCGCCCAAGGCTGCGGCAGGGCAAAAACCAGGCGTGCGCCGCCACGGCGTCCACCTCGCGGCGGATTCGCTCGATGCCGGGATAGACCGACTGGCCGAGCGCCACGCTCAGGGGCGCCAGGGGGTCGCTGCTCGAAAAGACGGCCCCGCCCTCCCGAAGGTAGGGGAGGCCGCGCAAGGTCTCCAGCGGCTCGAAGCCGAGCAGCACATCGGCCTCGCCGTAGTCCACGCGGGGCGAGCGCCAGCCGCCGAGCAACAGGGCCGACTCCACAACGCCGCCGCGCTGCGCCATGCCGTGCACTTCGCCGCCCACGGCCTCGATGCCCGCGTCAAGGGCGGCCCGCGCAAGCAAATTGGTGGCGGTCAGGGTGCCCTGCCCGCCCACGCCCACAAAATAGATGCGCAGCCGCGCGTCGCGTGTTGCTGTTGTCATGGCGTTGTGTACTTCCGAGTTTGTGGTGCGCTTGTGCTGCATCTGTAATGCCGAAATTATCCGTCAAAAACAGCCTTGCTTCAGCCGTTGCGACGAAGGAAGCTACGGATGAAGACAGCAGTTAGTTACCGCGCTGGTCAGACAACGATGCCGCTGTCGCTATCCGTAAGGCTCGCAGACTTGCCAACGGCTAGCGCTTTGGTGCTTGCTGCGTCAGAAAAAAATTTCCTCGGTCGAGTACTTAAGTACACTCCCTTCGGAAATTCTTTTTCTTCCTTGCAAGCACCAAAAAATCTTATTTTTTAGGATTCTTCCGGCAACAGCACCCGTCTTCCGCTACGCTCCAGACGGATTTAAGGAATATCCCTCAACTGCGTCCTGCTAAAATTGAATTTCCCCGATCAGGCCCGGTTGCGCGCGCGGAACACGCCCGGCGCCGCCTGGAGGCAGATCATGCAACCCGTGCACAGGCTTTCGTCCACGGACACCTCGTCGCCGTTGCGGCAAAAGGCCGGGCAGGCCAGTTCCTCAAGGCAGCGCAGGGCCTCCGCGCCCTGGCGCACGACCTCGGCCACGCGGGGCTTGCCCTTGCCGAGCTTGCGCCGGGCATAGAGCACGCACGGCTCCTCGGCGATGAGCACCCGCACCCCGGAGAGCGCGCCCAGCTCCTCGAAGGCAGCCTTGAGCGCGGCCAGGTTGGAGCCGCGCACCTTCCGCACCTCCTCCACGCCCAGCGCGCGCACGATGGGCTCGATGTCCAGATGCGCCGCATGCTCGCCGAGCACGTGCTGCGCCATGCCGGGATTGGGCTGGTGCCCGGTCATGGCCGTGGTGCCGTTGTCGAGGATGACCACGAGAATGTCATGCCGGTTGAACACCGCGTTGGCGAGGCCGGTCATGCCGGAATGAAAGAAGGTGGAATCGCCGATGAAGCCCACCACCGGCGCGCCCGTGGCGCGGGCATAGCCGCTGCCCGCGGAAATGGACGAGCCCATGCAGACGAGGAAATCCGCCGTGCGCAGGGGCGGCAACAGCCCCAGCGTATAACACCCGATGTCGCTGGAATAGATGGCCGCATCGCCGAAGGCCTTGCGCGCCGCATAGTAGACCGCGCGGTGCGCGCAGCCCGGACAGAGGTTCGGCGGCCGGCCGGGCAGGGGCTCGCAGCCGCAGTCCGCGCCCCGCGCTCCGGCCGGGGTTTTCGGCTCGGGCAGGCCGAACCAGCGGGCGAGGCGCCGGCGCACGAGATCGAGGGAAAATTCGCCGAAGCCCGTGAGCCCGTCGTCCTTGCCGGCGATGCTCACGCCAAGGCCGCGCTCCTGCGCGAGGGCGCGCGCGTCACGCTCGAGCAGGTCGGCGCCTTCCTCCAGCACCAGCACCTCGTCGCAGTCGGCGAGAAAAGCGGTGATGAGCTCTTCGGGGAGCGGCCAGGTCATGCCCAGTTCGAGCACGGCGGTGGCGCCCTCAAGGCCGTCGGCATGGAGCGCGTCCGCCAGATAGTTGCGCGCCGGCCCGCTCACGATGATGCCGCGGCGGGGACCCTTCACTCCCGCGGCTGCCGCGCGCACCGTGTTGAACGGGCTTGTCTCGGCCACGGCGCGGGCCGCTTCCATCTGCGCGTCCAGCGCGCGGTGGCGGCGCAGGGCCACGGCGGGCACGGGCACATAGCGCGTGGGTTCGCGCTTCATGGGCGCGTGCTCCACGCTTTCGGGGAGCGGCCCCAAGGTCACGGGCCCGCGCAAATGGCTCACGCGCGTGGTGGTGCGCAGCATGACCGGCTGCTCCAGCTCCCGCGCGAGGCGGAAGGCGGCCACAGTCATGTCCCTGGCCTCCCCGGCCGAAGCCGGCTCGAAACAGGGCACATGCGCCGCGCGGGCATAGCTGCGGTTGTCCTGCTCGTTCTGGCTGGAGTGGCAGCCCGGGTCGTCGGCGCTCAGGAGCACGAGGCCGCCCGGGAGGCCCACATAGGCCGCGGTGAAGAGCGGGTCGGCGGCCACGTTGAGGCCCACGTGCTTCATGGTCACGAGGCATTGCGCCCCGCCAAGGGCCGCGCCCGCGCCGACCTCCAGCGCGACTTTCTCGTTGGTGGCGTATTCCACGCCGAAGCCGGGCATATCGCCGGCCGCGAGGATTTGCTCGCGCAGGCGGCTGAAGGTGTCCGGCACTTCGGAGGACGGCGTGCCCGGATAGCAGGTGACGAGATGGACGCCCGCCTCCAGCGCGCCGCGCACGATGGCCTCGTTGCCCAGGAGCAGGTGACGCTCGCCAGGGGCGTCGCGCAGGAGTGGTTCCACGGCAGTCTCCGGCCGGCGCATGCGCCGGGATGATGTTGCGCTTGTTGGAGCGTTCTGTTGTCCACTTGAGCGTATGGAGGGGTATTACCACTCCGCTTCTGCTCGCATAATGCCGAAATTATCCGTCAAAAACAGCCTTTTAGGTTCCGGCTACGTCAGAGAAAAATTTCCTCGGTCGAGTACTTAAGTACACTCCCTTCGGAAATTTTTATCTTCCTTGCCGGAACCTAAAAATCTTATTTTTTAGGATTCTTCCGGCACCATCGCCGCTGTCGATGCCCGTAGGGCTCGCTTTGCTCGCCAACGGGCACGGCGCTTCGCGCCGCCACCCGGTCGCAGCACCCCGTCTTCCGCTTCGCTCCAGACGGGAGGTGGAAGCGCGCACAACTCAATACTACAAGCCGGCTCGCAAACGAGATGGCCAGACGCCCCTTACTGGGCCTTGCCCAGCTCCGCGGCCAGCGCGTTGGCGCGGGAGCGGAAATAGGCCGCTTCGGGCGTCTTCACCTCTTCCGCAAGGCCGAGATAGGTCTTATAGGCGAGCTCGGTCTTGCCGGCGCGCGAGGCCGCCTCGGCGAGCATCTGGCGAAGCTGCACGGAACGCCGCGACTCGGGGAGCTTGGCCTCCAGCTCCTGGAGCAGGGCAAGCGCCTGGACGTTCTCGTTCTGCATGAGCAGGCTGCCCACGCTGCCGAGGGCCGCGGTGAGGCCGAGGGCGCCGTCGCCGTCGAGCTTGGCCGCCTTGGCATAGGCGTCCGCCGCGAGGATGGGGTCGCCGTTTTCCTGGGCGCTCTGGCCGAGGCTCATATAAATGAAGAGCTTGGTGCTCTCCGGGGCGCCTTCCGCCAGCTTGGAGAGCGCGGCGTCGCGGTCCTTGCCCTTGAGCTGGGCGTTGATGCGCGCGAGCTCCTGGCGCGCCTCCTCCTGCTTGCCGTGGTGGTACCAGTTCCACACCGCCACGCCGCCAAGGGCCAGCAAGAGGGCGAGCACCACGCCGGCGATGGCGCTGGCGTAGCGCGTGATGAACTGGAGGAGCGGGGCGTTTTCCGCGCTCACCTCGGCCTGGATGTCACGCAGGAAGGGGGAGGCCGACTCGTCTTGATTCTTTTGCGGATTCATGTATCTAACCTCCGGGAGGGGCGCGGGCGTCCGCGCTGCGGGCCGTCTGGGCCCGGCCGGAAGCCCCGGTCACATTTTTTAATTCTACGCCACAACCGCGCGTCCTGTCAAAGCAAAAGCCCCGCTTTCCCTGCCTGGCCTGGGCGCGCGTTGCCGGAGGGGCAGATGGGCTGGACTGCGGAAGATACCCTTCAGGTGGAAGAGCTCGGCCGGCGTGCGCGCGCCGCCGCGCGCCATATGGCCGCGGCCGAACCGGCGGCGAAGAACCGCTTTCTCGCCCGCGTGGCCGAGCTTCTCGCCGGGCGCGAGGACGCCCTGCTCGCCGCCAACGCCGGGGATGTGGCCGCCGCCCGCGCCGCCGGGCTGGACGCGCCGCGCCTTGACCGGCTCACGCTCACCCCGGCCATCCTCGCCGACATGCGCGCAGCCTGCCTCTCTGTGGCCGGGATGCCCGACCCCGTGGGCGTCACCGAACAC
This window contains:
- a CDS encoding carbon starvation protein A, with translation MSNSMYFILATVCLIVGYIVYGGIVSKVFGAQPERPTPAKTMADGVDYVEMPTWKVWLVQLLNIAGVGPVFGPILGAVWGPSALVWIVIGTIFAGAVHDFMAGMLSVRYNGANVPAIVGYNLGNIAKQVMRVFAVVLLVLVGVVFVAAPAGLLAKLTPATFNLTFWVCVIFAYYFIATIMPIDKIIGNFYPVFGAILIIMAVGMTVMMFVESANGTMEFYNSAVWANQNPKGAPIFPLVFITIACGALSGFHATQSPLMARCMANEKLGKPVFYGSMVAEGFIGLVWATVGMSFYHGPEALQAAIAAGGPGNVVTESSMALMGSVGGVLAILGVVVLPITSGDTAFRAARLTIAEAFNYSQKAIAPRLYLAVPMFLVGIFLSQVDFTIIWRYFGWANQTLATIMLWAGAAYLMRRDRCHWLCTVPAVFMTAVCVSYICYEPTMGFAISIDISNIVGVIAAIVAFVAFMMLGRKPVAGAPVNC
- the iorA gene encoding indolepyruvate ferredoxin oxidoreductase subunit alpha; protein product: MRRPETAVEPLLRDAPGERHLLLGNEAIVRGALEAGVHLVTCYPGTPSSEVPDTFSRLREQILAAGDMPGFGVEYATNEKVALEVGAGAALGGAQCLVTMKHVGLNVAADPLFTAAYVGLPGGLVLLSADDPGCHSSQNEQDNRSYARAAHVPCFEPASAGEARDMTVAAFRLARELEQPVMLRTTTRVSHLRGPVTLGPLPESVEHAPMKREPTRYVPVPAVALRRHRALDAQMEAARAVAETSPFNTVRAAAAGVKGPRRGIIVSGPARNYLADALHADGLEGATAVLELGMTWPLPEELITAFLADCDEVLVLEEGADLLERDARALAQERGLGVSIAGKDDGLTGFGEFSLDLVRRRLARWFGLPEPKTPAGARGADCGCEPLPGRPPNLCPGCAHRAVYYAARKAFGDAAIYSSDIGCYTLGLLPPLRTADFLVCMGSSISAGSGYARATGAPVVGFIGDSTFFHSGMTGLANAVFNRHDILVVILDNGTTAMTGHQPNPGMAQHVLGEHAAHLDIEPIVRALGVEEVRKVRGSNLAALKAAFEELGALSGVRVLIAEEPCVLYARRKLGKGKPRVAEVVRQGAEALRCLEELACPAFCRNGDEVSVDESLCTGCMICLQAAPGVFRARNRA
- a CDS encoding indolepyruvate oxidoreductase subunit beta; amino-acid sequence: MTTATRDARLRIYFVGVGGQGTLTATNLLARAALDAGIEAVGGEVHGMAQRGGVVESALLLGGWRSPRVDYGEADVLLGFEPLETLRGLPYLREGGAVFSSSDPLAPLSVALGQSVYPGIERIRREVDAVAAHAWFLPCRSLGREAGSVQSGGTALLGAACASGLLPVSFDDLTAAIRTHLPARIQAVNLAAAELGRAALA
- a CDS encoding tetratricopeptide repeat protein, whose translation is MNPQKNQDESASPFLRDIQAEVSAENAPLLQFITRYASAIAGVVLALLLALGGVAVWNWYHHGKQEEARQELARINAQLKGKDRDAALSKLAEGAPESTKLFIYMSLGQSAQENGDPILAADAYAKAAKLDGDGALGLTAALGSVGSLLMQNENVQALALLQELEAKLPESRRSVQLRQMLAEAASRAGKTELAYKTYLGLAEEVKTPEAAYFRSRANALAAELGKAQ